In a single window of the Papaver somniferum cultivar HN1 chromosome 8, ASM357369v1, whole genome shotgun sequence genome:
- the LOC113302722 gene encoding uncharacterized protein LOC113302722, producing the protein MANSNEGFLTEGQRELLKIATENAENLSSSPKSPTTLLSDNSYIKVSTGAKAPTVGFASRHVRRSHSGKLGRAKKEGGGGKGTWGKLLDTDGESHLDRNDPNYDSGEEPYQLVGSAISDPLDDYKKAVAGLIDEYFSTGDVQVAATDLKDLGTSEYHPYFVKRLVSMAMDRHDKEKEMASVLLSALYADVISSVHISQGFVLLLEAADDLVVDILDAVDVLALFVARAVVDDILPPAFLSRAKKVLPESSKGVQVIQTAEKSYLSAPHHAEFVEKRWGGSTHVTVEEVKKKISVLLREYVGSGDTAEACRCIRDLGVPFFHHEVVKRALTLAMEIQTGEPRIMNLLKEAAEEGLVSSSQMVKGFGRLSEALDDLSLDIPSAKVLFFESLVPKAISGGWLDSSFLKSSGENGDAKGEDSEKVRHFKEEAVTIIHEYFHSDDIPELIHSLEELAAPEFYPVFLKKLITLAMDRKNREKEMASVLLSALHTEIFSSEDIVSGFVLLLETAEDTALDILDASNELALFLARAVIDDVLVPLNLEEITSKLPPNCSGAETVHMARSLIGARHAGERLLRCWGGGTGWAVEDAKDKITKLLEEYESGGVVAEACQCIRDLGMPFFNHEVVKKALVMAMEKKNDRMLNLLQECSGEGLITTNQMTKGFTRIRDALDDLALDIPNAEEKFGFYVEHAKKNGWLLPSFTAYASPDMVAA; encoded by the exons ATGGCGAATTCGAATGAGGGATTTCTTACTGAAGGACAGCGGGAATTGttgaaaattgcaacagaaaatgCTGAAAATTTGTCATCTTCACCGAAATCACCAACGACTTTGTTATCTGATAATTCTTATATTAAAGTATCTACTGGTGCTAAAGCTCCAACTGTTGGATTTGCTTCTAGACATGTTCGTCGTTCGCATTCTGGAAAGTTAGGGCGTGCTAAGAAGG AGGGTGGTGGTGGTAAAGGCACTTGGGGAAAGCTACTTGATACTGATGGTGAGTCGCATCTCGATAGGAATGACCCTAACTATGACAGTGGCGAG GAACCATATCAGCTTGTCGGGTCTGCCATTTCAGATCCCTTGGATGATTACAAGAAAGCTGTTGCTGGCCTTATAGATGAATACTTCAGCACTGGTGATGTACAAGTGGCAGCCACTGACCTGAAAGACCTTGGCACAAGCGAATATCACCCATACTTTGTTAAGAGATTGGTCTCCATGGCCATGGACAGACACGACAAGGAAAAGGAGATGGCTTCAGTTTTGCTGTCAGCTCTCTACGCAGATGTAATCAGCTCAGTGCATATCAGTCAAGGATTTGTTCTGCTTCTTGAGGCTGCTGATGACTTGGTGGTAGACATATTAGATGCAGTTGATGTCCTTGCTCTTTTTGTTGCCCGAGCAGTGGTAGATGACATCCTTCCTCCAGCCTTCCTTAGCAGAGCCAAGAAGGTTCTCCCAGAATCCTCCAAAGGGGTCCAAGTTATTCAGACTGCTGAAAAGAGCTACCTTTCAGCTCCTCATCATGCAGAATTTGTGGAGAAACGCTGGGGCGGCAGCACCCATGTCACTGTAGAGGaggtgaagaaaaaaatatcagtttTGCTCAGGGAATATGTTGGAAGTGGGGATACAGCCGAGGCTTGTAGGTGCATTAGGGACTTAGGAGTCCCTTTCTTCCATCACGAGGTTGTGAAGAGAGCCTTAACACTTGCCATGGAAATCCAAACAGGTGAACCACGAATTATGAACCTTCTGAAGGAAGCAGCAGAGGAAGGGCTTGTAAGTTCCAGTCAGATGGTGAAAGGGTTTGGTCGACTTAGTGAGGCCCTTGATGATCTTTCTCTTGACATCCCATCTGCCAAAGTCTTGTTCTTCGAGTCTCTGGTCCCAAAGGCAATCTCTGGGGGCTGGTTGGATTCTTCTTTTCTCAAATCCTCTGGTGAAAATGGGGACGCCAAAGGTGAAGATTCTGAAAAGGTGAGGCATTTCAAGGAGGAGGCTGTAACTATCATTCATGAGTATTTTCACTCAGATGACATACCAGAACTCATTCATAGCCTTGAAGAGCTTGCTGCTCCAGAATTTTATCCAGTTTTTCTCAAGAAGTTAATAACTCTTGCGATGGACAGGAAGAACAGAGAGAAGGAGATGGCATCTGTCCTGCTTTCTGCTCTTCATACGGAGATCTTCTCAAGTGAAGACATCGTGAGTGGGTTTGTTTTGCTTCTTGAAACCGCAGAAGATACTGCTCTTGATATATTAGATGCGTCAAACGAGCTTGCTCTCTTTCTGGCTAGGGCAGTCATTGATGATGTCTTGGTTCCATTGAATTTAGAGGAGATAACCAGCAAGCTGCCACCCAACTGCAGCGGCGCAGAGACTGTGCACATGGCTCGTTCACTCATAGGTGCACGCCATGCAGGTGAGAGGCTCCTAAGGTGCTGGGGTGGCGGCACTGGCTGGGCTGTGGAGGATGCTAAGGACAAAATAACAAAACTTCTCGAGGAGTATGAGAGTGGGGGTGTTGTGGCAGAAGCTTGCCAGTGCATCCGTGACCTTGGGATGCCCTTCTTTAACCACGAAGTTGTGAAAAAGGCACTGGTAATggcgatggagaagaagaatgaCAGGATGCTTAATCTGCTGCAGGAGTGCTCTGGCGAAGGACTGATCACCACCAACCAAATGACCAAAGGATTCACCAGGATTAGGGATGCACTGGATGACCTCGCTCTAGACATACCCAATGCAGAAGAGAAGTTTGGGTTCTATGTAGAACATGCAAAGAAAAACGGATGGTTGCTGCCATCCTTCACAGCATATGCTTCCCCTGATATGGTGGCGGCTTAA